DNA sequence from the Amycolatopsis sp. Hca4 genome:
GCTCGGCAGCACCCAGTTCAGCCCGGTCTGCGCGAAGAGCGTGTCGCGCTGCCAGCCGCGGACCTGGACGACGTCGAGCTGCACGTTTTCCTCCGGCAGGAACTCGCCGGCGAAGAAGCGGGCGAGCTCGCCGACGGTCATGCCGTGCTGCTGGGCGATCGGCTGCCGCCCGATGCCGGAGGCGAACTTCGGGTCGAGCACCGGGCCGGCGGCCCGGCCGCCGAGCGGGTTCGGCCGGTCGAGGACGACGAAGGCGGCTTTGACCTGCGCCGCGGCCACCATCGCTGTGTAGAGGGACCAGATGTAGGTGTAGAAGCGCGCGCCGACGTCGGCGATGTCGAAGACGACCGTGTCCACGCCCGCCTTGGTGAACAGCGAAGCGAGCTTCGTCGCGTCGACGCCGTACGCGTCATAGACCGGTACGCCCGTGCGCGGGTCCGTGTAGTCGCCCTCGGACCCGCCGGCCTGCGCGCTGCCGCGGAAGCCGTGCTCGGGGCCGAAGGCCGCCACCGGTTTCACCCCGGCGGCCACCATCGAGTCGACGATGTGGTCGCCGTTCAGCAGGACGCCGGTCGGGTTGGACAGCACGCCGAGCTTGCGCCCCTGCAGCGGCCGCCAGCCCTGCGCGGCCAGCTGCTCCGCGCCGGTCAGGACCCGGTTCGGGCGTCCCTGGGCCTCGGGTTGCGCTCCGGCCACGGCGGAGCCGCCGGCCAGCACCGGCACGGCGAGCGCGCCTGCGCCGAGGAAGTGGCGCCGGTTCAGGGTCACCAGGTCAGCCCGTGGCCGAAGGGGTACTTGACGGTGTGCACGTCGGTGCCCGCGGGGATGTCGACCGGCAGCTTCCCGACCGGCTTGGTCTCGCCGAGGATGACCTTGGCCAGCGCCTCCAGGGTCGGCCCGATGTAGCCGTACGTGGCCAGCCACGTCTTGACGGCGCTCGGGTACCCGGCGTCGTACGGGATCTGCGCGGCGACCGCGACCACCGGCTTGCCGGTGGCCTGCAGCGCGTCCAGGAGCTTGGTCTGCAGGGGGAAGCCGCCGATGTTGTTGGTCAGCACGACGACCAGGTCGGCGCTCTGCGCCTTGGCGACGGCCTGCGCGACCTGGGCGTCCGTCGGGGCCTGGCCGGTCTGGTACGCCGTCGCGGCCGTGCCGTGGGCGGTCAGCTTCTGCGCCAGTGTGGCCGTCGTGGAGACACCCCAGCCGGTGACCAGCGCGGTCGCGGGCTTCTGCCGGAGCGGCAGCACACCGGCATCGTTAGCGACGGCCGTGATGCCGCGGTCGGCGATGTCCTGCGCGGTGGCGAGGTTCGACGGCGTGCCGACCGTCTTCATCACCCGGTCCGGGTCGGCGAACGGCGAGAAGAGGATGCCGCTCTTGAACTTGAGCTTCAGCACGCGCAGCACGCTCTGGTCGATCCGCTGCATCGGAAGGTCACCGGATTTGACGGCGGCGAGCACCGAGTTGATCGCGAGTTCGAGGTGCACCGGCATGAGCAGCTGGTCGACGCCCGCCTTGAGCGCGAGCACCGGGATCTCGGCGTCGCTGTGCAGCTTGCGCACGCCTTCCATCTCGAGGGCGTCGGTGATCACGACGCCGTCGTAGCCGAGTTCCTTCCGCAGGCGGTCGGTGACGATCGGCTTCGACAGCGTGGCGGGCTCGAGCGACGGGTCGAGGCTGGGGAACTGGATGTGCGCGGTCATGATCGAGTCGATGCCGGCCTTGATGGCGGCCTTGAACGGCGGCACGTCGGTGGCCCGCCACTGCGCTTCGGTGCTGTCGATCCGGGGCAGCCCCGTGTGGCTGTCGGTCGGCGCGGCGCCGTGGCCGGGGAAGTGCTTCGAGGTCGCCGCGACGGACTTCTGGAAGCCCTTGACCTCCGCGGTGACGAAGTCGCTGGCCAGGCCGGGCTGCCCGGAGAAGGACCGGACCCCGATGACCGGGTTGACGGGGTTGGAGTTGACGTCCGAATCGGGCGCGAAGTCCTGGTTGATCCCGACGGCGCGCAGCTCGCGGCCGAGGATGGTGGCGGCCTGCGTCGCGCGGCGGGTGTCCCGGCCGGCGGAGATGGCCATCGCGTTCGGGAACTCGGTGGCCGGCGCGCCCATCCGCGTGACGGTGCCGCCCTCCTGGTCGGCGGCGATCTGCAGCGGGATGTGCGCCCCGCTGGTCACGGCCGCTTTCTGGAGGCCGTTGGACAGCTTCGCCACCTGCACGGGGTCGTCGAAGTTGTCGCGCGTGTCGTTGTTGAAGTAGATGACCCCGCCGAGGTGGTACTTCTCGACGACCTGCGCGGGCGTGTCGACACCGAAGTCGGTCTGGTTCTTCGGGTTGACCTCGTCGGCGGTCTTGCCGTTCACCCAGGTGACGAACAGCTGCCCGACCTTCTGCTCCAGCGTCAGCCCCCGCAGCGCCTGCGTGGCGGCGGCCTCGGCCTGCGCGTCCGCGCTCACCCGCGGCGCGCTCGCCGCGGCCGAGACACCCACACCGGTGAAGGCGAGCACCCCCGCGACGGGCAGGGCGAGCGCATGGAACCTCCGATTTCGGGTCGTCACGACCAGCCTCCCAGAAAGTAGCGGGCGCCGTCGGACGTCAGAAATCCACTTGGAGGCGCCAGTATCGGGAAGCTACTCACCGAATCCGGTGATGTCCATCGACCGACCGCACGAACCCGCCAGTCGTACCCGGA
Encoded proteins:
- a CDS encoding glycoside hydrolase family 3 protein, encoding MLAFTGVGVSAAASAPRVSADAQAEAAATQALRGLTLEQKVGQLFVTWVNGKTADEVNPKNQTDFGVDTPAQVVEKYHLGGVIYFNNDTRDNFDDPVQVAKLSNGLQKAAVTSGAHIPLQIAADQEGGTVTRMGAPATEFPNAMAISAGRDTRRATQAATILGRELRAVGINQDFAPDSDVNSNPVNPVIGVRSFSGQPGLASDFVTAEVKGFQKSVAATSKHFPGHGAAPTDSHTGLPRIDSTEAQWRATDVPPFKAAIKAGIDSIMTAHIQFPSLDPSLEPATLSKPIVTDRLRKELGYDGVVITDALEMEGVRKLHSDAEIPVLALKAGVDQLLMPVHLELAINSVLAAVKSGDLPMQRIDQSVLRVLKLKFKSGILFSPFADPDRVMKTVGTPSNLATAQDIADRGITAVANDAGVLPLRQKPATALVTGWGVSTTATLAQKLTAHGTAATAYQTGQAPTDAQVAQAVAKAQSADLVVVLTNNIGGFPLQTKLLDALQATGKPVVAVAAQIPYDAGYPSAVKTWLATYGYIGPTLEALAKVILGETKPVGKLPVDIPAGTDVHTVKYPFGHGLTW
- a CDS encoding exo-beta-N-acetylmuramidase NamZ domain-containing protein; translation: MTLNRRHFLGAGALAVPVLAGGSAVAGAQPEAQGRPNRVLTGAEQLAAQGWRPLQGRKLGVLSNPTGVLLNGDHIVDSMVAAGVKPVAAFGPEHGFRGSAQAGGSEGDYTDPRTGVPVYDAYGVDATKLASLFTKAGVDTVVFDIADVGARFYTYIWSLYTAMVAAAQVKAAFVVLDRPNPLGGRAAGPVLDPKFASGIGRQPIAQQHGMTVGELARFFAGEFLPEENVQLDVVQVRGWQRDTLFAQTGLNWVLPSPNMPTPDTALVYPGTGMFEGTVFSEGRGTTRPFEIIGAPGLDWRWREKLEDEQLPGAKFRETYFVPTFSKFVNQTCGGVQLSVSDPRAFDAIRTAVAMLVTAKAQHPDVFAWRPDNYIDKLSGSDRLRTMVDAGAGVDEVTGAWRAELAGFDRRRRHYLFYR